A genomic window from Quercus lobata isolate SW786 chromosome 10, ValleyOak3.0 Primary Assembly, whole genome shotgun sequence includes:
- the LOC115962530 gene encoding probable LRR receptor-like serine/threonine-protein kinase At3g47570 — translation MVRAQHIYTENSNQTSNFGSVYKGILGDDRSIVAIKVLNIQRQGASRSFVSECEALKNIRHRNLVKIITCCSSVDFHGNDFRALVYEFMPNGSLENWLHMDLETNIMQVEIRNLNILQRTNIAIDVACALDYLHHHCPMPVVHCDIKPSNILFDCDMIAHVGDFGLAKFLLRLTYLKESSLIGIRGTIGYTPPEYGLGSEVSTKGDVYSYGILLLEMITGKRPTDSVFEGGLNLHNYASMAVPDSVMEVVDPKLLNNVDEVLGNHNGCLANKIKECLISMVKVGVACSMELPQERWDISKAISELHLVRDIILGARI, via the exons TTTTGGCTCAGTGTATAAAGGCATCCTTGGTGACGATAGATCAATTGTTGCAATTAAGGTTCTAAATATTCAACGTCAAGGAGCTTCCAGGAGCTTCGTCTCCGAGTGTGAAGCCTTGAAAAATATTCGTCACCGAAATCTTGTGAAGATCATAACTTGTTGCTCAAGTGTGGATTTTCATGGCAATGATTTTAGGGCTCTAGTTTACGAGTTCATGCCAAATGGAAGTCTAGAAAATTGGTTGCATATGGATCTAGAAACAAATATCATGCAGGTAGAGATTCGAAATCTGAACATTCTTCAAAGAACAAACATTGCCATTGATGTCGCTTGTGCACTTGATTACCTACACCACCATTGCCCAATGCCAGTTGTTCATTGTGATATAAAGCCAAGCAACATTCTTTTCGATTGTGATATGATTGCTCATGTTGGAGATTTTGGGCTTGCGAAGTTTCTTTTAAGACTTACCTATTTGAAAGAAAGTAGTTTGATTGGAATAAGAGGAACAATTGGGTACACCCCTCCAG AGTACGGTTTAGGAAGTGAGGTGTCAACCAAAGGAGATGTGTACAGCTATGGAATTTTATTATTGGAGATGATAACAGGAAAGAGACCCACAGATAGTGTGTTTGAGGGAGGCCTTAACCTTCACAACTATGCTAGCATGGCCGTACCAGACAGTGTAATGGAAGTTGTGGATCCAaaacttttaaataatgttgatGAAGTTCTTGGAAATCACAATGGTTGCCttgcaaataaaataaaggagtgTTTGATATCCATGGTCAAGGTCGGAGTGGCATGCTCTATGGAGTTGCCACAAGAACGATGGGACATTAGCAAGGCCATCTCTGAGTTGCATTTGGTTAGGGACATTATTCTTGGTGCTAGGATTTAG